Sequence from the Methanobacterium alkalithermotolerans genome:
AATCGGGGCTACTTTATGGAAACCTACCACCAGCAGGAATTCCAGAAAAATGGGGTGGATGCTGAATTCGTCCAGGATAACCAGTCCCTGTCTAAAAAAGGAGTGTTGCGGGGATTGCACTTCCAGTACAAACATCCCCAGGGAAAACTGGTCCGGGTCCTGCAGGGAGAAGTGTATGATGTGGCGGTGGATCTAAGGAAAGGTTCACCCTCTTATCTTAAATGGGAAGGAGTCTTACTAAGCGGAGATAATAAAAAACAGTTCTACATCCCCGAGGGTATGGCCCATGGTTTTTTGGTGTTATCAGATAGGGCAGAGTTCACCTACAAGTGCACTGATTTTTATGCTGGAGAAGATGAGGGAGGTATCAGGTGGGATGATCCAGATATCGGTATAAAATGGCCTCTGGATAAGGTGGAGGAAGTTTTATTATCGGATAAGGATAGAAACTGGGGTAGGGCCCGGGATACAGCTACTGGATTTAAATGGTGAAATAGTTTTTTAGCCTGAGTTTTAATAGATAAACCCGAGAATATACATAATTTTAAAGGCTATTAAGCCCGTAAAAAAAAGATCTATGGAATAAGATGTCTGGAAAGAAACGGGGAATGATAAAAAAATGAATTAATATTCAATCCCAACTTTTTCCCAGTTTTTTCGTATTCATCTCGATCCACAAATTAATCCATAACCTGAGTTATGGATAAATAGTAATATATTGTTTATTTGATTTAAAACTATTCATAAAATCCCTTATTTTTTAATTATATAATCAAAAAATAATTTTAAAAATGGGAAAAAAATAAATTAAATTAGAAATATTTTTTTTTAATTTTAAAACCGGTAAATCCTCCTAACAGGCTAAAAGGAGTGAGTAATACTAATCCCATCAAAAATCCAGCACCAGTTCCTATTATTATTCCAAAAAATAAGCCCATTAAAATACCTAAAATAGTTCCGTTTATAATAGCACTTAGAGTATAATCTCTAGAAAGAGAACCACTTACTAAACCACCACCAAATATGATAATGAAAAGTAAGGGGATTGCAAATTGTGGAAAATTATTAAATGTCAAAGTAAAAACGGCAGATATTAAGAAAATTAAGATTAAATTGAAAGCTCCGCCTAAAATAATTGCTTTAAATTTTATAGAGCAAAATAAATCCCTCTCATTCTCCAAAACTTCATCAATTTTAAATTCAGAATCCAAATCCCTCTCATTCTCCAAAACTTCATCAATTTTAAATTCAGAATCCAAATCCCTCTCATTCTCCAAAACTTCTTCTATTTTTTTAAAATCCATCATTACTACCCCTGATTGAGCTCTGAAGCTAAAAAATAAATCAAATCTTTTTCAGATAAGATAATATTTTTACCTTTATTTTTCATTGCCTGATTTTTTGCATTTATAAAAGCAAAAGGGTCTCTAAACCCGCCAAAAGGTTTAAATTTAGATCCACAATTAGGGCATAATTCAGCTTCTGCTGCAGGTTCCATGTTAGGGCATTTTTCATTAGGACATC
This genomic interval carries:
- the rfbC gene encoding dTDP-4-dehydrorhamnose 3,5-epimerase, with product MSKFQFHPTKLEGAYIIQPTVFGDNRGYFMETYHQQEFQKNGVDAEFVQDNQSLSKKGVLRGLHFQYKHPQGKLVRVLQGEVYDVAVDLRKGSPSYLKWEGVLLSGDNKKQFYIPEGMAHGFLVLSDRAEFTYKCTDFYAGEDEGGIRWDDPDIGIKWPLDKVEEVLLSDKDRNWGRARDTATGFKW